The window GCGCGCCATTCGAGAGCCAGTTCGGCTGGCACATTCTGCAGGTTGAAAACCGTCGCCAGACCGATGTCGGCGCCGAGAACCAGCGCAATCAGGTGCGCCAGATGCTGTATGGCCGCCGCTTTGAAGAAGAACTGCCGATCTGGCTGCGTAAGATCCGCTCCGAAGCCTATGTTGATATCAAGGAGCGTCCATGACGCTGCGCCTGGCCATTACCGTCGGAGAGCCTGCAGGCATTGGTCCGGATCTGTGCATTCAGATTGCACAACAGCCGCATAGCTGCGAACGCGTCGTCATTGCCGACCCGGATCTGTTAATGCAGCGCGCAGAGCAGCTTGGCCTGCCACTGCGTCTGCGTGAGTTTGACCCGGCCGCTGAAGCCATGGCCAGCACCGCCGGCGAGCTGACCGTCTGTCCGGTCAGCCTGCGTGCTCCGGTACGTGCCGGACAACTCGACAAAGCCAACAGCGCCTATGTGCTGGAAACCCTGCGCGTCGCCGTACAGGGCGCACTGGATAAACACTGGGCCGGTATGGTGACCGCCCCGGTGCACAAAGGCATTATCAATGACGCCGGCATCGCCTTCAGTGGTCATACCGAATACTTCCGCGACTACTGTGGCGTTGAAGAAGTGGTGATGATGCTGGCCACCAGCGATCTGCGCGTGGCCCTGGTAACCACTCACTTACCGCTGCGCGCCGTCGCCGATGCCATTACCCCGGATCGCATCAAACGCGTAACCCGTATTCTGCATCACGATCTGCAAACCTTCTTTGGTGTCGCCAAACCGCGCATTCTGGTTGCCGGTCTGAATCCGCATGCCGGAGAAGATGGCCATCTTGGCCGTGAAGAGCTGGATATTATTATTCCGACCCTTGAGCAGCTGCGCGATGAAGGCATGGATCTGATTGGCCCACTGCCCGCCGATACCCTCTATACTCCCAAGCATCTGCAACAGGCGGACGCAACCCTGGCCATGTATCACGATCAGGGCCTGCCGGTGCTCAAGTTTCACGGCTTCGGCCGCGCCGCCAATATAACCCTGGGACTTCCCGTAATCCGGACTTCGGTCGATCATGGTACGGCGCTCGATCTTGCCGCTACCGGACAGGCTGACAGCGGCAGCCTGCTGACCGCCATCGAAGTCGCACTGCAAATGGCAAACTGACATGACAAGACACAACTCCAAAGCTCCGGGCAATGCCCATAAGGCTCAGGGTCACGTACCTAAAAATCAGGGTCACGTTCCGAAAGCCCAGGGCCATAAAGCCCGTAAGCGCTTTGGTCAGAACTTCCTGCACGACCATCATGTGATTGATAAGATCGTGCGTGCTATCAACCCGAAGCACAGCGATGCGCTGGTCGAAATCGGCCCAGGTATGGGCGCCCTGACCGAACCATTGTTAGACGCCTGCGGTAAGCTCGACGTGGTTGAACTCGACCGCGACCTGATCCCGATTCTGCGCACCAAGTTTTTTAACTTTCCGGAATTCCGTATCCACGAAGGCGATGCGCTGAAGTTCGATTTCAGCCAATTGCTGCAACCGGGTCAGCAACTGCGGATTGTCGGCAACCTGCCGTACAACATTTCCACGCCGCTGATTTTCCACTTCCTGTCCCATCACACCATCGTGCAGGACATGCACTTTATGCTACAGAAAGAAGTGGTTGATCGCCTGGCGTCCGGCCCCGGTACTTCCGACTACGGCCGCCTGGGCATCATGGCGCAGTACTACTGCAAGGTGGAGCCGCTGTTTATCGTTGGCCCGGGCTCGTTTAATCCGCCGCCCAAGGTCGATTCCGCCATCGTGCGCATGAGCCCCTACGATGTGCTGCCTTTCCCGGCGAAAGACACCAAAACACTGGAACGCGTGGTGCGCGAAGCCTTCAGCATGCGCCGTAAAACCCTGCGCAATACCCTGAAAAACCTGATCAGCGCCGAACAGCTGGAAGCCATTGGTATTGATACCACGCTGCGCCCGGAGCGTCTGACGCTGGAAGAATACGTGCGCATCGCCGATGCCGTTTACGAACTGCAG of the Thalassolituus hydrocarboniclasticus genome contains:
- the pdxA gene encoding 4-hydroxythreonine-4-phosphate dehydrogenase PdxA, with translation MTLRLAITVGEPAGIGPDLCIQIAQQPHSCERVVIADPDLLMQRAEQLGLPLRLREFDPAAEAMASTAGELTVCPVSLRAPVRAGQLDKANSAYVLETLRVAVQGALDKHWAGMVTAPVHKGIINDAGIAFSGHTEYFRDYCGVEEVVMMLATSDLRVALVTTHLPLRAVADAITPDRIKRVTRILHHDLQTFFGVAKPRILVAGLNPHAGEDGHLGREELDIIIPTLEQLRDEGMDLIGPLPADTLYTPKHLQQADATLAMYHDQGLPVLKFHGFGRAANITLGLPVIRTSVDHGTALDLAATGQADSGSLLTAIEVALQMAN
- the rsmA gene encoding 16S rRNA (adenine(1518)-N(6)/adenine(1519)-N(6))-dimethyltransferase RsmA gives rise to the protein MTRHNSKAPGNAHKAQGHVPKNQGHVPKAQGHKARKRFGQNFLHDHHVIDKIVRAINPKHSDALVEIGPGMGALTEPLLDACGKLDVVELDRDLIPILRTKFFNFPEFRIHEGDALKFDFSQLLQPGQQLRIVGNLPYNISTPLIFHFLSHHTIVQDMHFMLQKEVVDRLASGPGTSDYGRLGIMAQYYCKVEPLFIVGPGSFNPPPKVDSAIVRMSPYDVLPFPAKDTKTLERVVREAFSMRRKTLRNTLKNLISAEQLEAIGIDTTLRPERLTLEEYVRIADAVYELQQADADAAPDANADDSGEQA